A window of Parambassis ranga chromosome 10, fParRan2.1, whole genome shotgun sequence contains these coding sequences:
- the rom1b gene encoding rod outer segment membrane protein 1b codes for MVLLKMKFTQQKRVRLAQGLWLLSWLAVMCGAFIFLLGVYLKSELLRRAQVMDNTEIHVVPNILMMVGLASIGTNWVASRVCQDSLDVSRFPRWKIPLLGWFAVAALLCLLLLAVVVLSYALQGRLEESLKVGLRNGIRFYKDTDVPGRCFQKETIDRLQMEFRCCGNNNFKDWFEVQWVSNRYLDFTSKDVKDRIRSNVDGRYLLDGVPFSCCNPASPRPCLRYHLTDNTAHYNYDYQSEDLNLYPRGCRQALIDYYMDLMNSTGPGVLSVILIQMSVFVSLRYLQTAVEGAMALEDPEGESEGYVLEKGVKETFEEVKAKFLDMLKFAQVGATTDEAADAEKGDDTTEKAASPSPAS; via the exons ATGGTGCTGCTGAAGATGAAATTCACCCAGCAGAAGCGGGTGCGTCTGGCTCAGGGTCTTTGGCTGCTGTCCTGGCTGGCAGTGATGTGCGGGGCCTTCATCTTTTTGCTGGGCGTTTACCTCAAGTCAGAGCTGCTCCGTAGGGCCCAG GTGATGGACAACACAGAGATCCATGTAGTGCCCAACATCCTGATGATGGTGGGCCTGGCCTCCATTGGCACCAACTGGGTTGCCAGCCGTGTGTGTCAGGACTCCCTGGACGTGAGCCGTTTTCCCCGCTGGAAGATTCCCCTGCTGGGCTGGTTTGCTGTGGCCGCGCTCCTGTGTTTGCTGCTCCTTGCTGTGGTGGTGCTCAGCTATGCCCTGCAGGGACGTCTGGAGGAATCCCTGAAG GTCGGCCTGAGGAATGGTATTCGCTTCTACAAGGACACAGACGTGCCCGGACGCTGTTTTCAAAAAGAGACCATCGATCGCCTGCAGATGGAATTTCGCTGCTGTGGAAACAACAACTTCAAGGACTGGTTTGAGGTTCAGTGGGTCAGCAACAGATATCTGGACTTCACCTCCAAGGACGTCAAAGA TCGGATCCGGAGTAATGTGGATGGCCGTTACCTGCTGGATGGTGTCCCTTTCAGCTGCTGTAACCCCGCCTCTCCTCGCCCCTGCCTGCGGTACCACCTGACAGACAACACCGCCCACTACAACTATGACTACCAATCGGAGGACCTCAACCTGTACCCCCGCGGCTGTAGGCAGGCTCTGATCGACTATTACATGGACTTGATGAATTCAACCGGTCCTGGTGTGCTGTCAGTCATCTTAATACAG ATGTCGGTGTTTGTGAGCCTGCGATACCTGCAGACGGCCGTGGAAGGAGCCATGGCTTTGGAGGACCCAGAAGGTGAAAGCGAGGGCTACGTCCTGGAGAAGGGTGTGAAGGAAACCTTTGAGGAGGTCAAGGCTAAGTTCCTCGACATGCTAAAGTTTGCGCAGGTTGGCGCTACTACTGATGAGGCTGCAGATGCAGAGAAGGGCGATGACACCACGGAAAAGGCTGCCTCCCCTTCTCCTGCCAGCTAG